One Elusimicrobiales bacterium genomic window, TCTCCTGCTTGCCGTCTGCGCCGGAAAGCTGCTGGACGCGCTTTGTGAAAACGCGGGCCGGCGGCGGAAATTTATTCTGGCAGCCGGGCTGGCTGGCTCTTTTCTGATTACGCCGGCTTATAATATCGCCCAGTCCGTGAATTCGGGGAGGGGGATGTTCATGTTTTCGCGCGATTTCGGAATGCGCTTCGGCGCGGGGCATACCCTGGCTTCCGGCACGCGGTGGATGGAAACATTGTACGCCGCCTATCATACGAATTCCCGCTATATAGGCCAGGCCGCCGCCGGAATTGAGCCCGGGGAGCTGGCGCGGCAGCTTTCACTATACGGCGCGGATTATTTTTTCTCCTGGAGCGGGCGCCCGCTGGCGCCGGAAGGCTGGGCTGAGGTCAGCGGCGGGAAATACAAAGGCATTCTTATTTACGCCCCGCCGGAGCGCGGGGAAAAATCCGGCAGAGCGACATCTCCGCCCCGCCATGGCGGAATTCAAATTCCGGGCGCAGCTCAAAACTCTCCCGCATCCGCGCGTCCATCCGCGCGAAAGGCTGTCCCGTCAAATTCCTTGTAATATCGCGGAAATAAAGAGCGCAGGGCGATTGCAGCACGTTGCGCCGGAGTTCCGCGCTTTCCAGAAACGCGCCGGTGTAAACCGTGGTGTATGAATTGACGGAATTTATTATCACCGGCGCGTTGGCTATGATGGCGCAGTTGGCGGGGACTCGGTTTTTGAAATCCGAAATTATTTTGGCCTCCAGCTCCTGCGCGTCGTTGCGCGGGCTGAAGCGGGTGTAATAAGGCCCCATTCCCGCAACCAGCCATGCCGCTGCAAATACGGAGAGCCAGCGGTATTTTCTGACGGCAAAGGGCAGCATGAAGCCGCAGGCGGCGGCGATTATATACGGCGGATAAAGCTGCAAAAACAGCTTGGTTTTCGGGAAAAGCGCGGTTGTGGAGCCGTAAGTGTCAAACCATGCCGAAAAGTAGAACAGTTGCGGCAGCAGCAGCCACAATGCCAGCCAGAGCGCGGTTTTGGGGCGTTTGAGCGCAAGCCAGACGGCCCCTGCCAGAAAAGCCATGGTAAGCGCGGGCGGATGCAGCCTGCCGTCAAACAGCGCGCCGCCCCAGCGCGCCGCGTTATGCAGCAGGTTGGCCGCGCTGAAATTGCTCCCCGCGATTGCGCCGCCGGATTCGCGCGTTATCCAGTCCTCCGAGTTCTGGAATTTGGCGTATATGAGGAAATTGGGCAGGTTTGCCGCCAGCGCGCAAAGCCAGGGAGCAAGGAATTTGGGCAGGGAAAGGCGGGGCGGTTTTTCCAGCCAAATTCCGGCGGCAAACAGCGTCAGAAACAGCATGTTTTCCGGCCTGATTTGTGCAGCCATGCTCCAGCCGCAGAGCGCCAGCCACAGCGGTTTGACGCCGCCCTTGCGGTAATAAACCAGCGAGAAAAAGGCCGCCGCGCAGACAAAAAACAGAGAGGGCGCGCCCGTCTCCGCCGACGCGGACCAGATTATGGCGTGCGGCAGCGCGGCCATTAGCAGCGCGGCCAGCGCGGCGGAGGCCGCGCTCCCCAGCGCCAGATATGCCGCCGCGCCCGCCGCCAGCGGCGCCGCCATTCCCAGAATTATTGAAGCCCATATCGCCGAAAAATTATCAATCCCGCCGATTGCATAGGACAGCGAAATAATCGCCGGCCAGCCCGCGGATTTGTCAAAATCCGGCGCCCAGCCTTTGAGGAATATATTTTTTGCGGCCTCCATGTACCAGAATTCGTCTATATAAACAAGGTGCTTTTTCCCGGCAAGGAATATGTAGACCGCAAGCTGGGCCGCCATAAGCGCGGCGGCAAACCACAGCGGCTTTGTGCCGGAGGGCAGCACGGCGCGTATTTCCCGGCGGCATTCCCAGGCCAGCAGCGTCAGCGCCAGCAGGTTTGCCGCCGCAAAAAGCGGCGACAGCATGTGCAAAACGGCATATACGGTCATTTCGCCATCTTCCTTCCGGCAAGGGCCAGATTGCGCGCGGCTTTGCGGTTGCGCGGATTAAATCCCAGCGCAAGCCGGTACTGCGCCGCCGCGCCGGCATAGTCGCCCCCGGCAAAGAGCATATTGCCCAGATTATTGAGCGCATCGTCCCGGTCCGGGCCGAGCAGGGCGGCTTTCTGGAAAGCGGCCCGCGCCTCTTCTTTCCTGCCCAGCCTGTAAAGCGCAAGTCCCATATTGTTCCATGCCTGGCCGAAATGCGGGTCCGCGCCAATGGATTTCTCAAAAAGGAGGCGCGCCTGTTCGTTATTCCCGCTGTCAAGATATGCCGCGCCCAGATTGTTGTACGGGGCGGGCAGCCGGGGGGATTTTGCCGCATTGTCGGCCCAGAGCGAAAATTCGCCTGACCAGACCAGCGTGCGCGCGAATGCGGTTATGCCCAATGCCGCTATAAGCGCAAAGTGGATAATTCTGCGCGGGCCGAAAATCTCGTCCGAAGCGGCGACAAAAAACAGGGCAAGCCCCATAATCGGCAGATACATGCGATGCTCAAACATGAGGTCCTGGAGCGGGATAAAGCCGCTTTCAATGAATAAAGTTATGAAAAACCATGACAGCCCGAATACGGCGGCCTTGTTGTTTTTGAATCTCGCGAAAGCCGCGCAGGCCAGCGCGGTTATTGCCGCAGCCGGCAGCAGGAAGCGGGCCGACAGCAGCCCGCCCGCCGGTTTTATGTCGTGCAGCAGGCATTGCCCGGCGGGGAAAACCGCAAGCCGCAGATATTGCAGCAGCACAAATGGCTGCGAGGCGAAATACTCCAGCGGCGCCGCCGCCTGGCGGCCCCGGAGCTTTTCTATGTCCACGAAAGTGCCGGAATGCGCCACCGCCCATAGCGCGGGCAGCCAGAGCAGCATGTACGGCGCGGCGCGTTTGAGCGCGGTTTTGCCGTCGCCGGAGAAATATATCAGTTCCGCCGCCGCCACGGCGGCGGGCAGGGAAAGCGAATTCTCCTTGCTGAAATAAGCGGCCAGCGCGCAAAGCAGGGAGCCGGCCAGTTTGCGGCGGTCGTTTGCGTCTCTGAAGCCGAAATACAGGTATATCGCCGCCATGTAAAACAATGCCGCCAGTATGGCGGAACGTTGGTATATATATGCCACTGCCTCGGTCTGAAGCGGGTGGACGGCGAAATAAAGCGCGCACGGCAACGCCGCGGGAGGCGCAAGCCGCCGGACCAGCAGCAGGCACAGCAGCGAAGCTGCCATGTGCAGCGCGATGTTTGCGATATGCCAGCCGGCGGCATTAAAGCCGTTTACTGCGTAATTTGCGGCGAAAGCGGCAAAAGCCAGCGCGCGGCTGGGAAAATATCCCAGAACCGCCGCCGGGTTTGAGAGGCTTTGTATGGCGGGATTGTCAACTATGTGGGCGAAATCGTCCAGATGAAAAGAGCCGCGCATGCTTGCGCAGTAAACCAGCGCGGCGGCGGAGGCGACGATGATGGCGTCACGTTTTGCGCTTGAAGACATAAATGTCCGGCCCCGGCATCCTCACCCCGGAAAACCAGCCGAAAGGAACAAAAAAGGCGTCCGTTTCGTCATAAATATTGCCGCCAGAGAATGCTTTGTAAACGGCAAAAGGTTCGTAATCGCGGGACAGCCACGGCTTAAGACCCTGCGGTATGCCGCCGCCGAAAGGCGGCACGGGCGATATGATATAGTCCGGCGGAAGCGATTTTTTACCGTCATACGAGGCGAAAGCGCGGGTTTTGCCGTCGTAATAAACCGGAACCCTGCTTCCGCAGGCGCGGCGGAGTTTTGCGCGGTATAATTCCGCCCTGATAAGCGCGCCGGCCCTGTCCGCCTCGTCCGCGCGGAAGGCGAGATATTTCTTGTCCCAGTTGAACTGCAGATTGGTGTAATCTGTCCCTGTCTGGCATATGGAGGCGGAGGGGGGCAGTTTTGCGTCCAGGCCGCGCATGGCGAGGGCGCGGCTGTCCTCTTTTGCCAGCAGGGAATCTAATTTGACGATTTTTGCCGCGCTGTCCAGCGTGATGAGCGAAAACAGCGCAATCCAGACGGCAGGCCGCAGCTTTTGCGCCGCGGCGGCGAAATACCCCGCCGCGATGCAGCAGAACGGCAGCAGCGGCAGGCCGTAGCGCGCATAGACGGAATGCGTGCGCGCCAGGACCAGGAAATAGACCGCCGCGAAAGAAAACAGCACAACCCCGCGCCGCCAGTTTTCGCGCAGCAGCAGAATCATCCCGGCCAGCGCGGAGAAAAACAGCGGCGCGCCCAACCCCCGGTAAAGCGTGAATTGTATGTGGTAGAGCCAACTGCCGCCGGACATGAAGCCGTGCAGCGATTTATGAAAGCGGTAATCCGCCAGCGTTCTTGCGGGGTCCAGAACCAGCCAGGGCGTGGTCAGCATGAACGCCCCGGCAAGGCCCAGCGTAAACAGCGCGGGCCCGCGCCCCAGGAACGGCGATTTCCCGTCCCGGACCGAGATTATATGCGCCGCCAGCACGGGGAAAACCAGCAGGACGCCGGCATACTTCGTTCCGGCGGCAAGGCCGGCGGCAATTCCCGCCAGCAGATAATCCCGCCCGGCTTGAGTGCGCAGGGATTTGAGGCAGTAATACGCGGAAAGCGCGATGAAAAATGTCATCGGCGCGTCCAGCGCGCCGAAATGGGAATCGCGCGCGTGCAGATAGCACAGCGCCATAAACGCCGAGGAGAAAAACGCCGCGCGCCGCGAGCCCGTCTCCCCCGCGGCCTCGCGTCCGGCAAGCCAGCAGACATATACCGTTGCCGTGCCGGCCAGCGCGCCCATGAGCCGCGCCGTCAGGAAAAAGAAAGCCGGGGAGGATGCATACCAGTCCATAAGGCAGCGGTAAACTCCTTCCGGCGCGCCTTTGAACAACGCGGAAACGCCGTAAACAAGGGCGAGAATATAGGTTATCAGCGTCGGATAAATCAGGCTGATGGGCCTGAAGCCGTCTTTCCAGAATCTGATGGCCATTGCTATTATGGTGGATTCGTCCGGGCGGGCTTCGGTGTGCGGCAGGCCGAATGAAATCCCCCAAAGCCGCAGCGCCGCGCCGCAGGCCAGCGCGGCAAGCAGCAGAGCGGAGGGGGGGATTTTTCTCATTTTTTTGCGGCAGGGGAATCGTCTATTGTGAATATCACCGCGGCGGAATTTTCAAACAGCGTCCTGAACCGCTTGTCCGGGGCGACACGTTTGTGGAATCCCGCGATTTTGAGCGTGAAGCCGTATTTCGCGCCGAAAACGTCGCGTATAACCTTATACTGCTCCGTTATCATCCCGCTGCCAAGCATGTCATAGACTTCTGCCGCTTTGGGTTTTACATAGTACATGTACATGGGGTCCAGCGCGTTGATGTATGTCAGGTCCGGATTGTAAAACATCAGTATATGCGAATCGCTCCACATGCTGTGATAAATCAGCTCCCCGGACGGCAACCTGCCTTCCAGCCATTGGGCGGCCTGCTGCACCGGCAGCGCGAATTCCGTTTTCCGGCGCACCCGGTCCGATACGTTTAAAAAGGCCGGCGGTATGGAAACTGCCAGCATGGCAATCCACGCGCCGGCCAGCAGCGTGCGCGCGCGCTTGCGCTCCGGCGCGGATTCCGAAATATCCCTCCAGAAGGCTGCCGCGGCCAGCAGCGCCAGCGGCAGCGCCTGATGCCAGAAACGCGCGGAGGCGAAAGCCAGCGCGAGATATGACTGCGCCGCCGCGGTAAAGAGCATTGTGGCAAGAGACAGTTTAGGCCTTAACGCGAAGCTTCCCCACAGCATAATTAAAAACACAGTAAACACCGCGACGTTGTCTTTAAGCGCGATGGCGGTGGTCAGGGGCAGCAGCTCCCCGCCGAATGCGGCGCGCAGCCCGGAATGGGAATAAAACGGCGTCAGGAACGCGTTTATATAGGTTACCGCCACTATCAGCGGGAAATTGGGATGTACGAGGTATCCCGCCGCAAGTCCCAGCAGCGAATAAGCCACGGTGTCCATGCAGAATTCCCTGTCCCGCGCGTATCGTATGGCTTCGCATACAACGGCGAAAAACAGCATCGTGAAAGCAGACACATGCGCCAGCGCAAACAGCGCGCACACCGCAAACAGCGGCCATTTGCGCTTGCCGGCCATGAAATGAAGCCCGGCAAGGGTGAGTATTATTGCGGCGGCGGCCGGGCGCAGATACATGGAGTACATCAGGAAAATAGGCGAGGACAGAACCGCCGCCCCCAATACCGCCGCGGCATTTCCCGCGTAGCGGCGCAGCAGCGCAAACAGCGCCGCCAGCAGCGCTGCGTCCATGAATAGCGAGGCCAGCTTTGCCGCCGTCAGCGGTTCCCGGCACAGCGCCAGAAAGGGGATGGTGATTATATGCAGCAGCAAATCCTTGTCGGCGTAAAATTCGCCGAGCATGGAGAATTTGAAAGGCAGGCTGGCGGGGAAACCGCCGCTCATTATTCTGCGCGAAACGGCAAGGTGGTAATATTCATCCAGGTCAAAGAGAACAGGCGCGCGCAGCTTGAAATGCGCCAGCAGCCACAGGACGGACGCCGCCACCGCAATCAGGGCCGCAAACCAGCAATAAGAAGCCGGCAATCGCGGACCGGATGTCTGCGGCGAACTCTCCTTTTCCGGGGCGGTTTGCTCCATCAAAATTGGGCCGGGAGGATTTGGTATACGGGCGCGCCGGTTCGGGGGGCATAGGTGCTTCCCGTCAATGTTCCGGCTTCGGTCAGCAGGATGGAGCCGTCCCAGAACGTGGTTTTGCCGGAGTTGCGCTGCGCCACGGCGGTGAAGGCGGTGGAGGTGACGTTTTCAAATCTGTAGCAGAAGTCGCAAACGGTGCCGCAGGGGTCGGAACTGACGCATGCGCTGTTGATGAAACTGGCATCCAGAAAATCTCCCAGATTGCCGATACCCTGTGCGAATGTGGCGTTCTGGGCCTTAAAGAGCCGCTGGGCAGTCCATATGCTTTCCAGATGCGCGCCGGCCAGGTCCACGCGGGACTGCTCAAACGATTTCTGGAATTGCGGTACGCCGTAGCTTATCAGCACGCCCAGCACCGTGGCGGTGACCAGAAGCTCCAGAAGAGTGTATCCTTTCATCACAGAGAGTATACAAATTACCCGTAAAATTGCACAGGCGGCCCGGAGGCCGCCTGTGCAAAGCTCAACGCTGGTGGTTTAGTTGGCCATCGGGTTGATGTCTATGGAGATGTTGCTGTCGGTTGCATAACCGGTCTCGCAGAAGCGGACGGTGTACGGCCCGTAGCCGGCGGTGGAGCCGGTTCTGAACAGCGTGGTGCTCCAGCTGATTTCGTCCTGTGTCATGTCGCCGACGCTGAAGTACTTGGGCGCGGGGAAGTTGATGTCAAGTTTGTCAACCGCGTCGCTGTAGACGGCCAGACGGCTGTGATACCTCTCCTGCGCAGAGCGCACGGCGGAGAGATAGTTGAACGATTCGCCCGCTTTTGACCTTTCAACTGCCTGGCGGAAGCGCGGTACGCCGAAGGCGGCCAGAACGCCGATGATGACGATAACGACCGCCAATTCAACTAGTGTGAAGCCACGTTTGTTATTCATAACTGTACCCTTTCTCCTTAGCTATTTAGGTGCAGGCGCCCTAACAGGGCCTTCCTGTCTAAAGTATAGCCTAAGGAAGGCTGTATAGTAAGATTTTTTTGCGCAACTTTTGCGTAACGTTGCTATTCCAGAGCCCTGTCAATGGCGGCTTGCGTCAGCGGGGCCATGGCCGCGTATCCTGCGGCATTGGGGTGTACTCCGTCGTTTGAGTATTCCGCTTTCAGCAGGCCATTATTGTCTTTGAGTGCGTTGAAAAAATCCAGATACACAAAGCCCCGCGTTTTGCAGTATTGCTCCAGCCAGGTATTAAGCCCGCGCAGCTTGTTCAGCGGGCAGAACAAAGTCATGGCCCGGTTTTTTGGGTCATAATTGTTCACCGGCAGGACGGAGGCGAAAATCACCCGGATTCCGTTGGCGCGCGCTATGTCGGCCATGGAAATGTAGCTGCCCTCTACGTCGGTTGCGGGAATATAGCCGCCGACTATATCGTTGGTTCCTCCGAGAATGACCACTGCCGCCGGTTTCAGCGCCACCACGTCCTGATGAAACCGCGCCAGCATCTGCGCGGTAACCTGTCCGCCTATGCCGCGCCCTATGTAGGGTTTTCCCGGGAAGTATCCGGCCAGAGGCCAGTTGTCGGTAATGGAGTCTCCCATGAATATGACGCGCTTTTCACCGGGGGCCGGAGGCTTCAGGCCGGCATTGGCCTTCCGGTAGCGGGACAATTGGCTGAAATCGCCGTGAATTGCAAGCCATTTATCAAGCGGTTCCGGCTTGCGCGAGCATGCGGCCGCGCATAGCGCGGCGCACAGCGCGGCGGCGGCCAGGCGCGGATTACCGGCCATAATCGTCCTCCAGGCGGATGATGTCGTCCTCGCCCAGATAGCAGCCGGACTGGACCTCTATTATGGTGGCAGGGCTTTTTGCGCGGTTCCTGACGCAATGCACCGTGCCCGCGGGGATGTCTATGGAATTGTGGCGCGAAAGTTTCAGCACTTCCGAGGCTTTGGTTACTTCGGCTTCGCCGTCTATGAGCGTCCAGTGTTCGGAGCGTTTTCGGTGGAATTGCAGGCTTATTCTCTGTCCGGGGTCTATGACCAGCCGCTTCACCTTGTAGTTGCGGGATTCTTCAAGAAGGGTGTATGACCCCCAGGGGCGGCGCACGGTCAGATGCTCCGCCGCCTGGCTGCGGTTTTTGCCCTTCAGCTCGTCCACGATGCCGCGCACCTCCTGGGTGCGCGCGAGTGGGCAGGCCAGCACCGCGTCCGGCGTTTCTATAAGCGCGGTATCCCTGAGGCCTATGGCCGACACCAGCCGTCCCTCGCCGTGTATAAGGCAGCCGGAGCAGCCCCGCGCCAGCACTTCCCCGCGTATGACGTTGCCGTTCTTGTCTTTTTCTGAAATCTGGTAGAGGCTGGCCCAGCTTCCCACATCGCTCCAGCCGATATCGCAGGGGATTACGCGCACAAGCCCGGATTTCTCCATAACGCCGTAGTCTATGGAGACGGACGGCATGCGCCTGAATATGCCCGCCAGCGCCTGCCTGCCGAAATCCTGCGCCGCGGCTTGGTCAAGCAGTTCATGCACTTCTGGCAAATGCCTTTTAATTTCGTCCAGAATGACGCTTGCCCTGAACACGAATATCCCGCAATTCCACAGGTATCGCCCGGATTTGACATAGGAGGCGGCCGTCTTGTAATCCGGTTTCTCCACAAAACGCAGCGCGGGCAGCGGCCCGCCCTGCCTGCGCGAGGGGGGGAATTGTATATAGCCGTAGCCGGTTTCCGGGCGGGTGGGCTTGATGCCGAGCGTTACGATTTTTCCGCGCCTTGCCTCGGCAGCGGCGGATTTCATGGCCTTGGCGAAGGCTTTGCGGTCGGTTATTATATGGTCGGACGGAAGGACCGCCAGAACCGGGTCTTTGCCGCCGCGCATGGCGTATTTGGCGGCAAGGCCGATGGCGGGGGCGGTATTCCTGCCCTCCGGCTCCACGATAAGGCTGTAGGGTTTGAGCAGATGATGCGCCGCGCCCTGCGCGTGTTCGCGGTTGACTACGGCTATTATATCGTTCGCCAGGGGGGCGATGCGCTCCGCCGTGTCCTCAAAAAGCGATTTGCCGCCCAGAATGTTTATGAATTGTTTCGGGAAAAGCTGCCTGCTCAGCGGCCACAGCCGGGTGCCGCTGCCGCCCGCCAGTATGACGGCTGTTACCATAGCCCTGCCAGCCGCAGAATTTTGCCTGCGGCGGCCAGCAAAAACAGCCCCAGCGCGACAAGCAGCAGGATGAAATTGACCCGTCCCATGGAAAGTTCGCCAAGCCCTGCGGCGGCCTGCCAGGCGACCTTGAGGCTTATTTTGCTCTCCCCCGCGGTGCGCGGCCTGAATACGTATCCGGCCTCCGTTACCACGGTCCCATCGGGCAGGTTTTGCAGAATGTCCATCAGGATTTTGAAGCCTTTGGGTTTGAGCGCGGGCCTGGCCTTTTCAAAAGCCGCGCGCTCCACTATGAAAAAACCGCTCATCAGGTCGGTGGAACGGCGTTTTAGCAGCATTCCCGCCAGGCGGTTTGCGGTCTGGCTTATCAGAAGCCGGGTTGTGTTCCAGCCGGAAATCCCGCCGCCTTCGGTGTAGCGCGAGGCTATCACCAGCCCCGCCCCCGCCCGCGCTTTTTCCAGCATCGCGGGCAGGATTTTCTCGTCATGCTGCAAATCGGCGTCCATCACCGCCAGGTATTTGCCGGAGGCGGCGGCGAAGCCGTCCATCACGGCGGGGTATAGCCCCCTGTCCGTTGTGCGGCGCAAAACTTTAAGATTGGGATATTGCGCGGCAAGCTCCTGCGCCTTCCGCCAGGTGAGGTCCGGCGAATCGTCGTCGGCCACTATGATTTCGTGCGGGGCCGCGCCCAGCGCGGCGGTTATGCGGGAAACCGCCTCGGCGATGTTTTCCGCTTCGTTGTATGTGGGAAGCACCACGGTGATTTCAGTCATCTTATATAAGGCGCCTCATCGCATACGTAACAGTAGTTTCCGTCAAACCGTTTTGCCGTGTCGCAGGGCCAGTTTTCCGCTTTATACATAAATTCCAGCGGCATGGCGATGAACGGGTCGCCTCCGAAGCGGCAGATTTTGTCATTTTTCATTTTTTGGGCCAGCCAGTCAACGCTCATCATGCGGGCGGAAGTTTCGCCGTGCCAGCCCTGCCGGAACTGGAAAGGCTTTCTTATCCGGGGTTCCAGCAGTTCCCTGCCCGAGACGAAAAATATCCCTGCCAGGCCCAGCGCCAGAAAAATCCGCATCCTGCCGCCGGAACGGCGCAGAAATTCCGGCAGAAATGCCGCCCCCGCCAGCGCGAACAGGAAAAAATTGATTATATAGTAGCGCATTGAATTGGTGTTCCTGAAAGCAGTGAATGTTGCCATATAGCCGGCAAGCAGTATCGCCGCCAGCAGTTTTGAATCCTCGTTTTCCGATTTCAGCGCGGCTATCGCCCCCGCCAGGACCGCCCCCGTAACCACCGCCG contains:
- a CDS encoding glycosyltransferase family 39 protein, producing the protein MTVYAVLHMLSPLFAAANLLALTLLAWECRREIRAVLPSGTKPLWFAAALMAAQLAVYIFLAGKKHLVYIDEFWYMEAAKNIFLKGWAPDFDKSAGWPAIISLSYAIGGIDNFSAIWASIILGMAAPLAAGAAAYLALGSAASAALAALLMAALPHAIIWSASAETGAPSLFFVCAAAFFSLVYYRKGGVKPLWLALCGWSMAAQIRPENMLFLTLFAAGIWLEKPPRLSLPKFLAPWLCALAANLPNFLIYAKFQNSEDWITRESGGAIAGSNFSAANLLHNAARWGGALFDGRLHPPALTMAFLAGAVWLALKRPKTALWLALWLLLPQLFYFSAWFDTYGSTTALFPKTKLFLQLYPPYIIAAACGFMLPFAVRKYRWLSVFAAAWLVAGMGPYYTRFSPRNDAQELEAKIISDFKNRVPANCAIIANAPVIINSVNSYTTVYTGAFLESAELRRNVLQSPCALYFRDITRNLTGQPFARMDARMRESFELRPEFEFRHGGAEMSLCRIFPRAPAGRK
- a CDS encoding tetratricopeptide repeat protein, coding for MSSSAKRDAIIVASAAALVYCASMRGSFHLDDFAHIVDNPAIQSLSNPAAVLGYFPSRALAFAAFAANYAVNGFNAAGWHIANIALHMAASLLCLLLVRRLAPPAALPCALYFAVHPLQTEAVAYIYQRSAILAALFYMAAIYLYFGFRDANDRRKLAGSLLCALAAYFSKENSLSLPAAVAAAELIYFSGDGKTALKRAAPYMLLWLPALWAVAHSGTFVDIEKLRGRQAAAPLEYFASQPFVLLQYLRLAVFPAGQCLLHDIKPAGGLLSARFLLPAAAITALACAAFARFKNNKAAVFGLSWFFITLFIESGFIPLQDLMFEHRMYLPIMGLALFFVAASDEIFGPRRIIHFALIAALGITAFARTLVWSGEFSLWADNAAKSPRLPAPYNNLGAAYLDSGNNEQARLLFEKSIGADPHFGQAWNNMGLALYRLGRKEEARAAFQKAALLGPDRDDALNNLGNMLFAGGDYAGAAAQYRLALGFNPRNRKAARNLALAGRKMAK
- a CDS encoding glycosyltransferase family 39 protein, which translates into the protein MRKIPPSALLLAALACGAALRLWGISFGLPHTEARPDESTIIAMAIRFWKDGFRPISLIYPTLITYILALVYGVSALFKGAPEGVYRCLMDWYASSPAFFFLTARLMGALAGTATVYVCWLAGREAAGETGSRRAAFFSSAFMALCYLHARDSHFGALDAPMTFFIALSAYYCLKSLRTQAGRDYLLAGIAAGLAAGTKYAGVLLVFPVLAAHIISVRDGKSPFLGRGPALFTLGLAGAFMLTTPWLVLDPARTLADYRFHKSLHGFMSGGSWLYHIQFTLYRGLGAPLFFSALAGMILLLRENWRRGVVLFSFAAVYFLVLARTHSVYARYGLPLLPFCCIAAGYFAAAAQKLRPAVWIALFSLITLDSAAKIVKLDSLLAKEDSRALAMRGLDAKLPPSASICQTGTDYTNLQFNWDKKYLAFRADEADRAGALIRAELYRAKLRRACGSRVPVYYDGKTRAFASYDGKKSLPPDYIISPVPPFGGGIPQGLKPWLSRDYEPFAVYKAFSGGNIYDETDAFFVPFGWFSGVRMPGPDIYVFKRKT
- a CDS encoding prepilin-type N-terminal cleavage/methylation domain-containing protein; amino-acid sequence: MKGYTLLELLVTATVLGVLISYGVPQFQKSFEQSRVDLAGAHLESIWTAQRLFKAQNATFAQGIGNLGDFLDASFINSACVSSDPCGTVCDFCYRFENVTSTAFTAVAQRNSGKTTFWDGSILLTEAGTLTGSTYAPRTGAPVYQILPAQF
- a CDS encoding prepilin-type N-terminal cleavage/methylation domain-containing protein translates to MNNKRGFTLVELAVVIVIIGVLAAFGVPRFRQAVERSKAGESFNYLSAVRSAQERYHSRLAVYSDAVDKLDINFPAPKYFSVGDMTQDEISWSTTLFRTGSTAGYGPYTVRFCETGYATDSNISIDINPMAN
- a CDS encoding SGNH/GDSL hydrolase family protein, with protein sequence MAGNPRLAAAALCAALCAAACSRKPEPLDKWLAIHGDFSQLSRYRKANAGLKPPAPGEKRVIFMGDSITDNWPLAGYFPGKPYIGRGIGGQVTAQMLARFHQDVVALKPAAVVILGGTNDIVGGYIPATDVEGSYISMADIARANGIRVIFASVLPVNNYDPKNRAMTLFCPLNKLRGLNTWLEQYCKTRGFVYLDFFNALKDNNGLLKAEYSNDGVHPNAAGYAAMAPLTQAAIDRALE
- a CDS encoding mannose-1-phosphate guanylyltransferase/mannose-6-phosphate isomerase encodes the protein MVTAVILAGGSGTRLWPLSRQLFPKQFINILGGKSLFEDTAERIAPLANDIIAVVNREHAQGAAHHLLKPYSLIVEPEGRNTAPAIGLAAKYAMRGGKDPVLAVLPSDHIITDRKAFAKAMKSAAAEARRGKIVTLGIKPTRPETGYGYIQFPPSRRQGGPLPALRFVEKPDYKTAASYVKSGRYLWNCGIFVFRASVILDEIKRHLPEVHELLDQAAAQDFGRQALAGIFRRMPSVSIDYGVMEKSGLVRVIPCDIGWSDVGSWASLYQISEKDKNGNVIRGEVLARGCSGCLIHGEGRLVSAIGLRDTALIETPDAVLACPLARTQEVRGIVDELKGKNRSQAAEHLTVRRPWGSYTLLEESRNYKVKRLVIDPGQRISLQFHRKRSEHWTLIDGEAEVTKASEVLKLSRHNSIDIPAGTVHCVRNRAKSPATIIEVQSGCYLGEDDIIRLEDDYGR
- a CDS encoding polyprenol monophosphomannose synthase encodes the protein MTEITVVLPTYNEAENIAEAVSRITAALGAAPHEIIVADDDSPDLTWRKAQELAAQYPNLKVLRRTTDRGLYPAVMDGFAAASGKYLAVMDADLQHDEKILPAMLEKARAGAGLVIASRYTEGGGISGWNTTRLLISQTANRLAGMLLKRRSTDLMSGFFIVERAAFEKARPALKPKGFKILMDILQNLPDGTVVTEAGYVFRPRTAGESKISLKVAWQAAAGLGELSMGRVNFILLLVALGLFLLAAAGKILRLAGLW